DNA from Agarilytica rhodophyticola:
AAGGAAGTCCTTTATTTTCAATTTCTTGCGTTATACCAAACAAAATCTAGTCTTTAGTTAATGAAAAACTCTATACAATTGATAATTATTATCATTATATAGTAGAATGCGCGCCAAATCTGACAAAAAACAAACAGTTAAGAGTGAACTTGGGGTTAAACCTATGAATATTAGAAATAAACTGGCTATCAGTGTGTCCTTAGCGGCAACTTTGGCTCTTGTGGGGTGTGGTGGCAGTAGTAACGATTCTCCTGCACCTACAGCAACACCAACGGCGACACCTACTCCTACGCCGACCCCGACACCCACAGCAACCCCAACTCCTGGCGGATCAACACCACCAACAACCTACACCTTTGCTGATGGCGCAGGCGCAGATACCGTATCTTATACTGGTCAAACTAAACGACATATTTTCATAGATGATATGGTAAGAACCATGCAAGGCTTGGTTGAAGGGGGCGTGCCGACAGGGGGAACTCCTAATGCTAATGTTGCCGATGCACTTAATTTTTTCTTTCGCTTTGATGGTTCAACCTCTGACACAATCACTTCAACCTTTTCCTTAACTGGTGAGAACTTATTGCCCAATGATGGTAGCAATTTAACTTATGGATCTATCTCCAGCGGCAAAGACCTTGTAGGTAAAATTGCCGGTGGTGATGGTCAAGGTGGTGGTGAAACTACACGCCTCATTAATAATGAATTCTTCGGTTGGCAAACCGGCCTTAATGCCAATGCGTTGCCTGTAGATCTAGTGGACTACTTTTTTGCCCAGCTGCAGGCAGAAGCCACGGATAACGCTACGCCAATGATTCCTGTTGGTGCCACGACAGTGCCTTTAGATACTGTAACTGTTAGCCGTTATGGTCTTGATTATCGTCAATTAATCCAAAAGTTTTTACTAGGTGCTGTGACTTTCTCGCAAGGCACTAACGATTATTTCCAAACGGAATTTGCCAGTGCTAGCAACTTAATGCCTGAAGGCAATAATCCTTACACCGCAGGTGAGCACGATTGGGATGAAGCTTTTGGTTATTTTGGTGCCGCTCGTAATTTCAATGATTACATGGATGACGAGATTGCCGGCAAAGGTGGTCGTGCTGAATATGAAAATGGCTACAACGATGCCAACGGTGATGGACTAGTGGATATCCGCAGCGAATTTAACTTTGGTAACTCCACTAATTGTGCCAAACGTGATCGTGCCACTACGTCTAACCCTAATCCTACAAACTTTACCAAAGATGCTTTTGACGCATTTTTAGCCGGCCGTCAAATATTGAGAGATGCTGCTGTTGCCAATGAACTCACTGCTGCTGCACAGGCTGAGTTAAATATGCATATTGAAGTGGCTTCCACTACTTGGGAGAAATGTGTTGCCGCAACCGTTGTTCACTATATTAACGATGTGCTGGGTAACATGGACGACTTTGACTCGACGACTAATACGTTTTCGAGTTTGGGTAATTTTAAAGATCTGGCAAAACATTGGGGTGAGATGAAGGGCTTTGCTCTAGGTTTGCAATTTAGTCCTGCTTCACCTTTTAGAGAGAGTGATACGACTTTAGCAAATTTGCGTCAAATCTTAACTCTAATGGGAGATGCTCCTGTTTTTCCTGATGGCACGCAAGCGGGACAAGCTTTTAGTGGCGGTATTGCAACTTATCGTGATAATTTATTGACCGCGCGTAACATGTTACAAAGTGCTTATAGCTTTGATGCCACCAATGTAGAAAATTGGTAGTGCATTTATTTATGAGAAGTATTGAAGATTAAAAAAACGGCAAGACTGCACAGTCTTGCCGTTTTAGTATATAAAAGAGAAGAAGGGTTTATCAGTTTGAGACACATAGTTAAAAATATTGCCGTAGTTATATCGTTAACAGGTTTGTTGTCGGCTTGTGTTGGCGATAGCAGCGACGGTGAGGCTGAAAGTTCTGTTGCGGAGAGTTTTGATTTTGTCGGTATGATGGCCAATTATGCAGACAATCTTATTGTGCCTCGCTATACCGCGTTCACTCAACAAGCGCAGGCAGCTGCTGGAGAAATAATGAGCTATTGCAACGCTATTGGCAGTGTATCCGAAGCAGAGCAGAGGGCTAGCGCACAAATGCAGTGGCGAGTGATGATGAATACCTGGCAACAAGCCGAAATATTTATTGTTGGCCCCGCTGCTGAAAATGGTAACGCTGGACGCAATGCTATTTACTCTTTTGCTTCTACTTCTCCCCCTAATACGTGTGCGGTTGATCAGTCCGTCGTGCTTGCACAAGCCAATAGTTTCGACATCTCTGGACGCTCATTTAATTCTCGAGGTTTGGATGCTCTCGAGTATTTATTATTTAACGATAACCTCAACCATACTTGTCCTGTGCAGATTGTTGAGACGCAAAACTGGAATAGCCTAAGTGAGACAGTCCGAAAACAACAACGTTGTGACTATGCACAAGCGGTGGCAGAAGATCTTCGGGTTGCCGGTCAGAACTTAGTCGATAGTTGGTCAATAACTGGGGGCAATTATCGCACTCGCTTTGTAAACCCTTCCAATGCTGAAGAAAGTCTCAATGCGCTATCCGATGCACTATTTTATATTGAGGAAGAAACCAAAGACCTAAAATTAGGTTTGCCTACAGGCATTCAAGCCGGATGCAGTCGCGTCGCTTGTCCTGAAGCTACAGAATCGCCTTTTAGTGAAACCACACTAGATAACATTCGAGAAAATCTATTGGGTTTTCGCGATGCGTTAATGGGAGCAGAGGGGCTTGGATTTGATGATATTATTATTCGTTCAGGCTTTCCTCAGGTGGTAGAAAACTTTAATACCAATATAGATGCATCGTTAGCGTTAATTGCCAATACTGAAGAGTCCTTGCTCGATCAATCTCAAGCACTATTAGCCAGTGGCAATCGTACCCAATGTAACAACAGCGCAGCTAATCCTGAAAATGACCAGACGATTCCTATTTGTAGTTTGCAGGGGTTAGTTAAACGTATTACCGATAGCTTGCGCATCGACTTTGTTACTATCGTCGACATAGATCTACCGGATCGCAGTCAATCGGATAACGATTAAAAATTATTTCTTTAGCGAGTTAATATAAAAAAGCTGTTAATTCTATCGGGCTTTGTTTAATCAAGTCGCGTTGTAAAATGTAGAAATTTATGTACAAAAAAAATCAATTACTCAAAATATGTTATGCCATAAGCTTGGGCTCTAGCTATTGTGCTTACGCGCAAACAGACACGCAACAAGAGAGCGGGCAAATTAACGCCCTGGAAGAAGTTTTCATTACCGGAGGTCAAGAGCGGCTGCGGACATTGGCAGGCTCTGGAAGTTTTCTCGATGGAGAAACGATTGCGCAATTTGATTCGACGGATATTAATGATTTAATTTCCCAAGTGCCGGGCGTTTACATTCGCTTTGAAGATGGCTATGGCTTGCGCCCTAATATTGGCATTCGCGGTGCCACCTCTGACCGCAGTCAGAAATTGACGATTATGGAAGACGGCATCTTAATTACGCCGACACCATATTCAGCACCTGCAGCGTATTATTTTCCTAATGTTAATCGTATGGAAGCCGTTGAGGTGGTAAAAGGGCCATCGGCAATAAAACACGGCCCTCATACAATTGGTGGTGCTGTTAATCTTGTGACAAGGCCAGTAAAAGATGAGCGGCAAGGGGAGTTTGGTATCACCTATGGCTCAGATAATTTTCAGAAGTACCGCGCTTTCTATGGTGATAGTGGTGAACAATGGGGATATTGGGTAGATGCACTACATTACGGTGCTGATGGCTTTAAAGAGTTAGATAATGGCGCTGATACGGGTTTTGAACGCAATGATTTTAATGCAAAAATTCGTTGGCGCAGTAAGCCAGATGCCGAGATTCAGCAACAGCTTGTGGTTAAAATTGGCTATGCTGATGAAGATTCTGATGAGACTTATTTAGGTTTAACAGACAGTGATTTTGCCCTTACGCCTAATAGGCGTTATGCCGCCAGTCAGTTGGATGGTTTTGATTCTGATCATGAGCAGCTGCATGTCTTGCACTCTGTTGATTTTAATAATGATTGGTCTTTATTTACACGGGCGTATGTCCAGCGTTTTTCCAGGGCCTGGAACAGGTTTGATGGTTTTGTGTCTTCAGGGCCAGGTCAGGCACCCATCGCAGCGATTGATGTTTTATCAAGAGCAGATGCCTTTCCAGGTTTAATTTCTTTATTGCGCGGCGATATTAGCTCTAACGGTAACCGCAGCTTAGTTGTGGACGTAACCAATAATGACCGTGATTATGGTTCCCGGGGGATATCGTTCAACGCGCAATACGATGGTGATATTGCAGGCATCGATCATATTTTAGAATTTGGCGTGCGCTTTCATCATGACTATATCGAACGTAACCATACCTTCCGAGGCTACTTTGTTGAAGATGGTGTTTTAGTATTTGATGGTGTAGAAGATCGTCAGCCAAAAGATTTAAATGAAGCAAGAACCGATGCTCTCGCTCTGTTTATTAACGATGAGTTTTCCATTGCTGACCTTAAAGTAAATATTGGTGTACGTTATGAAAATATCGAAGGAGAGTTTGACGATAGTTTGAATAATGTGCAGCGAGAGCGTTCTCAGGATGTAGTCACACCAGGTATTGGTGTGCATTATCAGTTGAGCGATAACTTAGGTTTATTAGCGGGAATTTATAAAGGTTTTTCTCCTGCCGGTCCAAGCTCTGATGATAGTGTTGATCCCGAAGAGGCGGTTAACTACGAATATGGCTTGCGCTATGACAACGGTACTTTTACTGCAGACGTTATCGGTTTCTTTAGTGATTACAGTAATTTGATTGGGCGTTGTCGTGCTTCGGATAGTGGTTGTAACGATGGCGATGAATTTAATGGTGGAGAGGTAGAGGTATCTGGTGTCGAAGTTACATCCCACTACGCAATATCTCTTGGCCAAACCCTGTCATTGCCTATCGATCTGACATACACCTATACGGAGTCTGCTTTTCAAAGTAGTTTTCAATCGAGTTTTTCCCAGTGGGGTGTTGTTAACAAAGGCGATCGTTTGCCTTATTTGCCGGAAAATCAACTGCGCTTGCAGGTAGGGATTGAATCAGCTAACTGGTCGGTCACTGCTGTGGCGAAATATATCGATGAGTTGTTGGAAGTACCGGGGCAGGGGGCTTTGGTAGAAGGTCAATTTACCCCATCGTATACCACTTATGATCTCGCCGCTGATTGGCAATTAACAGAGCGTTTTAATGTTCAACTGATTGCTGAAAATATCGGAGATAAACAAGTCATTGTGGCGCGCAGACCTTTTGGTGCGAGACCTAACCAGCCGCGTATTGTCAAAGCTGGGGTTACCTATAAATTCTAGTGATGGCAGATTCTAGCGACACAATATGAATATTGACCTGATATCTTGGCTGAGCTTAAGTCTGCAAACAGTGATCGATCCAAGTCGACGTTTGTTTTGGGGCTTTATCGTTTCAGCTGTGATATTAGTTGTGTTGCAATGGCTGTGGTTAGGCAAACGTATTACCTGGCGCCGTGTTCGCGCTACCTTTTTTGCCAAAAAATATTGGTTGACCTATTCCACTCTGACAGATGTTAGCTATACCTTTATTAATACGGCTATTCGCTCATCGCTTTTGATTCCTTTGTTTGGCTCTCATTTAGTGGCAACGTTGTGGGTGGGACGCAGTTTGCAAGGCCTGTTTGGTGACGGGCCAGATCTTGTTTTACCTTGGTGGTTAATTGCCACCAGTTATACCTTAGTTTTCTTTGTGGTTGAAGATTTTAGTCGCTTCTATTTGCATCGTATTATGCATAAAGTGCCTTTTCTATGGCGGTTTCATAAAGTTCATCACAGCGCTACTACCCTGACGCCTCTGACATTGCACCGTGTACACCCTGTTGAAATGACCTTATATTATTTAAGGGGCACGATAGTTTTTAGTGTGGTTAGCGGTGTTTTTATTTATCTGGCGGGACGCAAACTCAGTGCTTTGGATATTCTAGGTGTTGATGCGCTAGGGTTTTTGTTTAATGTTGCCGGTGCAAATTTGCGTCATTCCCATATTTGGTTAAGTTTTGGCGTGTTTGAACGATGGTTAATTAGTCCAGCTCAACATCAGATCCATCATAGTAGTGATGTTTGCCATCACGATAAAAATTTTGGTACTTGCTTAGCTTTCTGGGATAAGATTAACGGTTCTTGGCTGAAATCAGGTACACCTAAACGTCTGAGGTTTGGTATTGCGGGCTAGCGCTCTGTGGGGTATTGCGGGCTAACGTCCTGTGGGAAATTACGACTTATTAATGCTTAAAGTCTTAAGACTTAGCCTCTGGGTTTTCTTTTATACCTCGTTATAATGTACTACCTCTAAAATCATACACGGCCCTAGTATTGTCAAATGACCATTTATGATGTTTTTTTAGCCACAATTTTTTTTGCGTTGATATATGCCCTTTGGGTGCACGCTAATATGAGTAATGCGGCAAGATTAGCTGCCAAAAAACACTGCCAGCAAGTAGGCGTTCAGCTGCTTGATCAGAACGTTATTTTAAAACGTATTTCCATCGCTCGCTCAAAAGCCTCTCTATTCGCTTTTAAGCGCCAATATATCTTTGAATTTTCGACAGTGGGAGACTTTCGCTACAAAGGCTATATCACTTTGTTAGGAAATAGAATCGAAGATATTGAATTAGCTCCTTACAAAGTGCTGTAGATATATTATCTGGCAGCACATGGACGAAGACTTCAATACCCGGAGGGCATAAATACCCGGAGGGCATAAATACCCGGAGGGCATAAATACCCGGAGGGCATAAATACTCGGAGGGCATAAATACCCCAAAGGCATAAAAATCGTTAATGCGGAAGAGGTAAATCTAGAGGGTTGTCAGATCTTGACCCTTTGATCGCCATATTAGAATCTTTACGATAGGTAAATACCAGAGAGTATTTTGTGTCTTGACTATAATTTCTACTGGCGCGGTGAAGCAGGCGACAATGAAAAAAGAGCACATCCCCAGGGTTTAACTGAAGATGTTTGGCGCGTTCAATAAATGGGCGATTGCTATCAATATCTGCCCGAAAGAAGGTATCCTCATCAAACTGGTCGCTAGAAAAGTTTTCAAGATGACTGCCCGGTATAACAACTAGGCCTCCATTGTCACTGTGTTCAGCACCTAATGCCAGCCATACGCTAATTAATTCTGGTGCCTGAAAAGACCAGTAACGTATGTCTTGGTGCCAACCAGTATCACTGCTATAGTTTGGTGATTTTGTCATCAAACAGTTATGATGAGATTGGCTTAAAACTATGTTTTGCTCAGTGAATAACTGTCTTAACAGGTAACTGAGATGTGCATTTGTTGCCCATTTACGCCAGAGCTCGTGGCGCTGACAAGCTTTAAGTAAACGCCGAACAGTATTGCCTCCTTGATTGCTAAGGCTTTCAGGGGCTCCTGGATAGCCTAACTGTGCTTCAAGTTCTAGTGGTTGCTCGGCTTCTCTAAGCTGCAATCGCGCCAAGCTTTGCATCTGGTCAAGAGCTTCATCTGTAAGCAGTCCTGCTGCTAAACCTCCTATGACAATATAACCGTCACGTAAAAATGCTTCTATTTGCTGAGGCGAAAATTCGATATTATTTTTTCTCACAATATATACAACTAAAACACTATAGCCAATATTCAAAAAATATTACGGAGCCTGAGTATTAATCGCTTAAGGGAAGGGATGCTTAGAATCATGTCTTTGTGCATAATAATAAGCCTAAAACCTAGAGATTAGAGCAAGCCTGTAAAAAGCTTGCAGTATATCCTCTAAATGCTTATTTATATAGCGTTTAAACTTGTAAGACTATATACCCACTCAGTTAAATACTTATGCGATTTATCGATAGAGTTTATCTAGAGCCTCAGGAATTAGAATGCTCGATTTAGTGATAAGCACATCAGATTCAATTGTACGTTTTCAATGGGTTCGCAGTTTAAAGTACTTATAACTAATCTTAAACTTTCATTGGATGCTTCTTAACTAAATAAACCAGCGTTTAATGACAAGACAATTTTGGCGTTCTATAAATAAACATCTATATATTCCATGGTAGAATTGTAGAATATACATGCGAAAAGAAATATATAGTTAGCATTTGTTTTTTGGCATTAAGTCAAGTTAACGAGCTTGCACTAATCATAACGCATACTAAATACAAATAGTGTAGTTTATGAATAGTGGCCATGTCTTTACCACAAGATGTATTACAACAAAAGATACAATGACATCTTGTTATTGCGCCTCAACCTGAGGTTTATGAATATTTTGGCCTTTATAAGGCTATATTCATAATAATGATGCTTTGGTTAAATAAAATATTGGTTTTGAAGTAGTGAATATATTCATTAATAAAAATATCCTTGATTCAATCTTGAGTGCCTTTCCTACCTTACCTTTCATTCAGTATTTGAGACGAT
Protein-coding regions in this window:
- a CDS encoding DUF4856 domain-containing protein — translated: MNIRNKLAISVSLAATLALVGCGGSSNDSPAPTATPTATPTPTPTPTPTATPTPGGSTPPTTYTFADGAGADTVSYTGQTKRHIFIDDMVRTMQGLVEGGVPTGGTPNANVADALNFFFRFDGSTSDTITSTFSLTGENLLPNDGSNLTYGSISSGKDLVGKIAGGDGQGGGETTRLINNEFFGWQTGLNANALPVDLVDYFFAQLQAEATDNATPMIPVGATTVPLDTVTVSRYGLDYRQLIQKFLLGAVTFSQGTNDYFQTEFASASNLMPEGNNPYTAGEHDWDEAFGYFGAARNFNDYMDDEIAGKGGRAEYENGYNDANGDGLVDIRSEFNFGNSTNCAKRDRATTSNPNPTNFTKDAFDAFLAGRQILRDAAVANELTAAAQAELNMHIEVASTTWEKCVAATVVHYINDVLGNMDDFDSTTNTFSSLGNFKDLAKHWGEMKGFALGLQFSPASPFRESDTTLANLRQILTLMGDAPVFPDGTQAGQAFSGGIATYRDNLLTARNMLQSAYSFDATNVENW
- a CDS encoding imelysin family protein, which produces MRHIVKNIAVVISLTGLLSACVGDSSDGEAESSVAESFDFVGMMANYADNLIVPRYTAFTQQAQAAAGEIMSYCNAIGSVSEAEQRASAQMQWRVMMNTWQQAEIFIVGPAAENGNAGRNAIYSFASTSPPNTCAVDQSVVLAQANSFDISGRSFNSRGLDALEYLLFNDNLNHTCPVQIVETQNWNSLSETVRKQQRCDYAQAVAEDLRVAGQNLVDSWSITGGNYRTRFVNPSNAEESLNALSDALFYIEEETKDLKLGLPTGIQAGCSRVACPEATESPFSETTLDNIRENLLGFRDALMGAEGLGFDDIIIRSGFPQVVENFNTNIDASLALIANTEESLLDQSQALLASGNRTQCNNSAANPENDQTIPICSLQGLVKRITDSLRIDFVTIVDIDLPDRSQSDND
- a CDS encoding TonB-dependent receptor family protein, which translates into the protein MYKKNQLLKICYAISLGSSYCAYAQTDTQQESGQINALEEVFITGGQERLRTLAGSGSFLDGETIAQFDSTDINDLISQVPGVYIRFEDGYGLRPNIGIRGATSDRSQKLTIMEDGILITPTPYSAPAAYYFPNVNRMEAVEVVKGPSAIKHGPHTIGGAVNLVTRPVKDERQGEFGITYGSDNFQKYRAFYGDSGEQWGYWVDALHYGADGFKELDNGADTGFERNDFNAKIRWRSKPDAEIQQQLVVKIGYADEDSDETYLGLTDSDFALTPNRRYAASQLDGFDSDHEQLHVLHSVDFNNDWSLFTRAYVQRFSRAWNRFDGFVSSGPGQAPIAAIDVLSRADAFPGLISLLRGDISSNGNRSLVVDVTNNDRDYGSRGISFNAQYDGDIAGIDHILEFGVRFHHDYIERNHTFRGYFVEDGVLVFDGVEDRQPKDLNEARTDALALFINDEFSIADLKVNIGVRYENIEGEFDDSLNNVQRERSQDVVTPGIGVHYQLSDNLGLLAGIYKGFSPAGPSSDDSVDPEEAVNYEYGLRYDNGTFTADVIGFFSDYSNLIGRCRASDSGCNDGDEFNGGEVEVSGVEVTSHYAISLGQTLSLPIDLTYTYTESAFQSSFQSSFSQWGVVNKGDRLPYLPENQLRLQVGIESANWSVTAVAKYIDELLEVPGQGALVEGQFTPSYTTYDLAADWQLTERFNVQLIAENIGDKQVIVARRPFGARPNQPRIVKAGVTYKF
- a CDS encoding sterol desaturase family protein; its protein translation is MNIDLISWLSLSLQTVIDPSRRLFWGFIVSAVILVVLQWLWLGKRITWRRVRATFFAKKYWLTYSTLTDVSYTFINTAIRSSLLIPLFGSHLVATLWVGRSLQGLFGDGPDLVLPWWLIATSYTLVFFVVEDFSRFYLHRIMHKVPFLWRFHKVHHSATTLTPLTLHRVHPVEMTLYYLRGTIVFSVVSGVFIYLAGRKLSALDILGVDALGFLFNVAGANLRHSHIWLSFGVFERWLISPAQHQIHHSSDVCHHDKNFGTCLAFWDKINGSWLKSGTPKRLRFGIAG
- a CDS encoding DUF3301 domain-containing protein yields the protein MTIYDVFLATIFFALIYALWVHANMSNAARLAAKKHCQQVGVQLLDQNVILKRISIARSKASLFAFKRQYIFEFSTVGDFRYKGYITLLGNRIEDIELAPYKVL
- a CDS encoding phytanoyl-CoA dioxygenase family protein, whose translation is MRKNNIEFSPQQIEAFLRDGYIVIGGLAAGLLTDEALDQMQSLARLQLREAEQPLELEAQLGYPGAPESLSNQGGNTVRRLLKACQRHELWRKWATNAHLSYLLRQLFTEQNIVLSQSHHNCLMTKSPNYSSDTGWHQDIRYWSFQAPELISVWLALGAEHSDNGGLVVIPGSHLENFSSDQFDEDTFFRADIDSNRPFIERAKHLQLNPGDVLFFHCRLLHRASRNYSQDTKYSLVFTYRKDSNMAIKGSRSDNPLDLPLPH